A genomic segment from Neodiprion lecontei isolate iyNeoLeco1 chromosome 1, iyNeoLeco1.1, whole genome shotgun sequence encodes:
- the LOC107220642 gene encoding BTB/POZ domain-containing protein 17 isoform X2 codes for MTGASDMENKEGKASGSRPSPIGEPENSGSIEVDNSSTVLLKIATLYAERLMNDICLVVNGVEYPAHRLILCASSDVFQVMLMSPQWTESQESRVTLQETPQCATIFSEFLRYFYTGQIRINYGTVLPILSLADKYNVRDLISLCINYMQSHILAAATHGTLVSWLQYTTNCGHHAVAQSCQNFIKWNFELVSKTADFGNFEPDVLVSLLHQSSLVIRDEMTLYECLESWLNHQANRLKTELLPSDLEITVEQIVVAVMSCVRFPMMSPRQLAKLLLSPLTKKYKEFFVERMAIGMSFHSGQQERVDEVIRTEEDGGLLFEPRLYTIDTCSSLLTIENFRSLPSYHTRTLVFSSHSYLAECAGDRTCEWVVDIYPKGVWFKKFCLIVWQGNVEVPEYVMRSVRLSLTCREPPPNGESDMRVKIGVLFYGLQDSVEHIARVTEVIHRFSKDDRVLNLDHLLPFEELNPQQATAGNVISPFLVGPNKDMLKLHIVISPAN; via the exons ATGACGGGGGCTTCTGACATGGAGAACAAGGAAGGCAAAGCTTCTGGATCAAGGCCGAGTCCTATCGGAGAGCCAGAAAATTCAGGTTCCATTGAG GTTGATAATTCGAGTACGGTACTGTTGAAAATTGCAACACTGTATGCCGAACGACTGATGAATGATATTTGTTTGGTAGTCAATGGTGTCGAGTATCCAGCTCATCGTTTGATACTTTGTGCCTCCAGCGATGTGTTTCAG GTAATGCTGATGAGCCCACAATGGACAGAATCGCAAGAGAGCAGAGTCACATTGCAAGAGACACCGCAGTGTGCTACAATATTCAGTGAATTTTTACGCTACTTTTATACGGGTCAAATACGAATTAATTATGGCACAGTTCTGCCCATACTGTCTCTTGCCGATAAGTATAATGTTAGGGATCTAATTTCACTCTGCATAAACTACATGCAAAGCCATATCCTTGCAGCTGCTACTCATGGCACACTTGTTTCTTGGCTACAGTACACTACAAACTGTGGGCATCACGCGGTTGCTCAATCCTGCCAGAATTTCATTAAATGGAACTTTGAATTGGTTTCAAAAACCGctgattttggaaattttgaaCCAGATGTTCTTGTCTCTCTGCTTCACCAGAGTAGCTTGGTTATCAGAGACGAAATGACCCTGTACGAATGCTTAGAGTCTTGGCTGAATCACCAAGCCAATCGTTTGAAAACTGAGCTACTTCCGTCAGATCTAGAAATAACCGTGGAACAGATTGTTGTTGCAGTCATGTCCTGCGTCAGATTCCCAATGATGTCACCTAGACAGTTGGCAAAATTGTTGCTTTCACCACTGACAAAAAAGTACAAGGAATTCTTCGTTGAGAGGATGGCTATCGGAATGTCCTTCCATTCTGGTCAACAAGAGAGGGTAGATGAAGTGATTAGAACTGAAGAAGACGGCGGATTACTTTTTGAGCCTAGGCTTTACACGATAGATACGTGCAGTTCGTTGCTCACAATAGAAAACTTTCGTAGCTTACCTTCTTACCATACAAGAACATTGGTATTTTCCAGTCATTCTTATTTAGCTGAATGTGCCGGAGATCGAACCTGTGAATGGGTTGTGGACATTTACCCAAAAGGTGTGTGGTTCAAAAAGTTTTGCCTAATAGTTTGGCAGGGTAATGTTGAAGTGCCGGAATATGTGATGAGGTCAGTAAGACTGTCCCTGACGTGCAGAGAGCCACCACCAAACGGTGAATCTGACATGCGAGTAAAAATAGGGGTTTTGTTCTATGGTCTACAAGACAGTGTGGAACACATAGCCAGAGTGACTGAGGTTATTCATCGATTTAGTAAGGACGACAGAGTTCTTAATTTAGATCATCTGTTGCCGTTTGAAGAACTTAATCCCCAACAAGCAACGGCTGGAAATGTTATTTCCCCATTTCTTGTTGGTCCCAATAAGGATATGCTCAAACTACACATTGTCATATCTCCTGCTAATTGA
- the LOC107220672 gene encoding MICOS complex subunit MIC19, whose translation MGSGQSARKLTISNDEVVGVIQVSNAVVQRLQGAEDEIGSKDVRDAQPSNLMSLPSGVPILPGQGAPSNGVAVYHYPEYTISALEIQQQKEEELKSQDQYWQRRLQNLEKNHEKIDTIMETEYKKAVDEFTDGKKAPSTKLPRPPCTENSTEVLKCYQENPKEILKCSTLVEKFSNCVDQRRAKIIAARC comes from the exons ATGGGATCAGGTCAAAGTGCCAGAAAGCTAACCATTTCAAACGATGAGGTAGTCGGAGTGATTCAAGTGTCAAACGCAGTTGTCCAGCGACTTCAGGGTGCCGAGGATGAAATTGGATCCAAGGACGTAAGGGATGCTCAGCCATCCAATCTGATGTCACTGCCCAGTGGGGTTCCAATCCTCCCTGGTCAGGGAGCTCCGTCGAATGGAGTGGCAGTTTATCATTATCCAGAATATACTATATCAGCTCTTGAAATCCAACAGCAGAAAGAGGAAGAACTCAAGAGCCAGGATCAGTACTGGCAGCGACGTCttcaaaacttggaaaaaaatcatgaaaaaattgatactatCATGGAAACTGAGTACAAGAAAGCAGTCGACGAGTTTACAGATG GTAAAAAGGCTCCGTCAACCAAATTGCCGAGACCTCCCTGCACTGAGAATAGCACCGAAGTACTAAAATGCTATCAAGAAAATCCCAAGGAAATATTAAAGTGCTCCactttggttgaaaaattttccaactgcGTGGATCAACGTCGTGCAAAAATCATCGCTGCTCGATGCTGA
- the LOC107220642 gene encoding BTB/POZ domain-containing protein 17 isoform X1 → MSLFFSIPLIKDIISGSAVRRMTGASDMENKEGKASGSRPSPIGEPENSGSIEVDNSSTVLLKIATLYAERLMNDICLVVNGVEYPAHRLILCASSDVFQVMLMSPQWTESQESRVTLQETPQCATIFSEFLRYFYTGQIRINYGTVLPILSLADKYNVRDLISLCINYMQSHILAAATHGTLVSWLQYTTNCGHHAVAQSCQNFIKWNFELVSKTADFGNFEPDVLVSLLHQSSLVIRDEMTLYECLESWLNHQANRLKTELLPSDLEITVEQIVVAVMSCVRFPMMSPRQLAKLLLSPLTKKYKEFFVERMAIGMSFHSGQQERVDEVIRTEEDGGLLFEPRLYTIDTCSSLLTIENFRSLPSYHTRTLVFSSHSYLAECAGDRTCEWVVDIYPKGVWFKKFCLIVWQGNVEVPEYVMRSVRLSLTCREPPPNGESDMRVKIGVLFYGLQDSVEHIARVTEVIHRFSKDDRVLNLDHLLPFEELNPQQATAGNVISPFLVGPNKDMLKLHIVISPAN, encoded by the exons ATGTCCTTATTTTTCTCCATACCATTGATCAAGGATATAATTTCTGGTAGTGCGGTCAGACGGATGACGGGGGCTTCTGACATGGAGAACAAGGAAGGCAAAGCTTCTGGATCAAGGCCGAGTCCTATCGGAGAGCCAGAAAATTCAGGTTCCATTGAG GTTGATAATTCGAGTACGGTACTGTTGAAAATTGCAACACTGTATGCCGAACGACTGATGAATGATATTTGTTTGGTAGTCAATGGTGTCGAGTATCCAGCTCATCGTTTGATACTTTGTGCCTCCAGCGATGTGTTTCAG GTAATGCTGATGAGCCCACAATGGACAGAATCGCAAGAGAGCAGAGTCACATTGCAAGAGACACCGCAGTGTGCTACAATATTCAGTGAATTTTTACGCTACTTTTATACGGGTCAAATACGAATTAATTATGGCACAGTTCTGCCCATACTGTCTCTTGCCGATAAGTATAATGTTAGGGATCTAATTTCACTCTGCATAAACTACATGCAAAGCCATATCCTTGCAGCTGCTACTCATGGCACACTTGTTTCTTGGCTACAGTACACTACAAACTGTGGGCATCACGCGGTTGCTCAATCCTGCCAGAATTTCATTAAATGGAACTTTGAATTGGTTTCAAAAACCGctgattttggaaattttgaaCCAGATGTTCTTGTCTCTCTGCTTCACCAGAGTAGCTTGGTTATCAGAGACGAAATGACCCTGTACGAATGCTTAGAGTCTTGGCTGAATCACCAAGCCAATCGTTTGAAAACTGAGCTACTTCCGTCAGATCTAGAAATAACCGTGGAACAGATTGTTGTTGCAGTCATGTCCTGCGTCAGATTCCCAATGATGTCACCTAGACAGTTGGCAAAATTGTTGCTTTCACCACTGACAAAAAAGTACAAGGAATTCTTCGTTGAGAGGATGGCTATCGGAATGTCCTTCCATTCTGGTCAACAAGAGAGGGTAGATGAAGTGATTAGAACTGAAGAAGACGGCGGATTACTTTTTGAGCCTAGGCTTTACACGATAGATACGTGCAGTTCGTTGCTCACAATAGAAAACTTTCGTAGCTTACCTTCTTACCATACAAGAACATTGGTATTTTCCAGTCATTCTTATTTAGCTGAATGTGCCGGAGATCGAACCTGTGAATGGGTTGTGGACATTTACCCAAAAGGTGTGTGGTTCAAAAAGTTTTGCCTAATAGTTTGGCAGGGTAATGTTGAAGTGCCGGAATATGTGATGAGGTCAGTAAGACTGTCCCTGACGTGCAGAGAGCCACCACCAAACGGTGAATCTGACATGCGAGTAAAAATAGGGGTTTTGTTCTATGGTCTACAAGACAGTGTGGAACACATAGCCAGAGTGACTGAGGTTATTCATCGATTTAGTAAGGACGACAGAGTTCTTAATTTAGATCATCTGTTGCCGTTTGAAGAACTTAATCCCCAACAAGCAACGGCTGGAAATGTTATTTCCCCATTTCTTGTTGGTCCCAATAAGGATATGCTCAAACTACACATTGTCATATCTCCTGCTAATTGA
- the LOC107220662 gene encoding alpha-(1,3)-fucosyltransferase 10, with protein sequence MACYLRKCLWVTLAASSIFIISQFWLMRIYEGYEIPFEDIKVPVILWWTPFTGNQGRLEHCGQVKCYFTQNRTFVSHNFLSSILFYGSNIEFDELPLPRRGSIDWGLLHEESPRNIPMLTSETALALFNHSATFSRFSDVPLTLVDLDSEEDLIGTKYFVPLEEKSKLIREKGLAPLLYIQSDCNTASMRDSYVKELMEYISIDSYGACLNNKKLPERLRLDHVSSLRDSEFLSLTAQYKFTLAFENAVCDDYITEKLWRPLMVGSIPVYYGSQSFKDWLPNKNSAISVRDFAGPKELANFLLLLTTDESRYSEYISHKISRNLNERITNPRLRNALSNREKDVPNEFGNYVRSFECLVCQRSFDKLEKRNSYIVNKVHYNCPLPVNPLTNTVDKSNFWVDEFIIGRCKAKLLAQLVLRNISIDRQSFDEQLSTFDPERDC encoded by the exons ATGGCATGCTATTTGAGAAAATGTCTTTGGGTAACGCTCGCTGCAAGCAgtatattcattatttctcAG TTTTGGCTTATGCGCATCTACGAGGGTTATGAAATACCATTCGAAG ATATCAAGGTTCCAGTGATACTGTGGTGGACACCTTTCACAGGTAATCAGGGCCGATTGGAACACTGTGGTCAAGTCAAGTGTTATTTCACACAGAATCGAACCTTTGTATCGCACAATTTCCTCAGC agcattttattttatggtagtaatattgaatttgacgaattacCTTTGCCACGGAGAGGTAGTATTGACTGGGGACTACTGCACGAAGAATCACCTAGAAATATTCCCATGCTAACATCGGAAACTGCTCTTGCTTTATTCAATCACTCAGCAACTTTTAGTCGGTTTAGTGATGTGCCATTGACTTTGGTTGATTTAGACAGTGAAGAAGACTTGATAG ggacaaaatattttgtaccattagaggaaaaaagtaaattaataaGGGAGAAAGGACTCGCACCATTGCTGTACATTCAATCAGATTGTAATACAGCAAGCATGAGAGATTCATACGTTAAGGAACTCATGGAGTATATTTCCATTGATTCTTATGGAGCatgtttaaataataaaaaactcCCAGAAAG GTTGAGACTAGACCATGTGAGCTCCTTAAGAGACAGTGAATTTCTTTCCTTGACAGCTCAGTACAAATTTACGCTAGCCTTTGAAAATGCAGTTTGTGATGATTACATCACTGAAAAATTATGGAGACCGCTGATGGTTGGATCAATACCGGTATACTACGGCTCGCAATCTTTCAAG GATTGGCTACCAAATAAAAATTCAGCTATATCCGTGAGAGACTTTGCAGGGCCCAAGGAACTTGCAAATTTCTTGCTCCTCCTGACAACAGATGAGTCACGCTATAGCGAGTATATCTCGCACAAGATATCTAGAAATTTAAATGAACGAATAACAAATCCTCGTCTTCGGAATGCTCTAAGCAATCGGGAAAAAGATGTACCGAATGAATTTGGAAATTACGTCCGGTCATTTGAATGTCTAGTCTGTCAAAGATCATTCGATAAATTAGAGAAACGGAATTCTTATATTGTCAATAAGGTTCACTACAATTGCCCGCTACCTGTGAATCCGCTGACCAATACAGTAGATAAAAGCAATTTTTGGGTGGATGAATTCATTATTGGTAGATGCAAAGCAAAATTATTGGCTCAACTAGTCTTGCGTAATATAAGCATTGATCGACAGAGTTTTGATGAACAATTGTCAACATTTGATCCAGAAAGAGATTgctga
- the LOC107220421 gene encoding uncharacterized protein LOC107220421, giving the protein MPEFFHALPGPLRRSVQLDLHWEMLRHSQLFRSQDIAFKRALSCTMRHQYFLPGEYVFRVNRYSAKMIYIASGVLQVLTEDDAETPILSLSSGSILGEGKLLIPSTCRADIRTATHSEVHILDATSLYRLLNLYPKVAAHLHHKRTARTVIAENLNRLKHGQVRRYKNISEHNGISWMKTQWHVIEEASKYGNNHLSIDLIPIDGTRTSRYLELLALSERVELMSNAVCLTMNCPCILEPESNFLNWWEKFNAFVSVVIILLYPYYITFTLTFPNWLLLLDTMFVITKSIDIFIQASTAVKLENRLRIVDIGHLLRLRLQTLSFIIDIIVTLPIELFMMTFGTHSAAEDVPYYSYSAYRINRLLTIYRLYKYILKLEEHSETNIELLKSCRSVFTYAIAAYWLATATYCGSCRLRGCGVDSWIGYYTKHEEETYGKKELFYNPLITTMYYIFNTLTSLGVSKLMPRNNWEILELDGVIILSLIMYVYFCAELGATHIIYYESKNSATEHLKLVTRFLKLHGNSSDISTRVRDHLGTQWEYKKSNRNDNKRLLTNVCQDLYDKIIIHNIMKTLRAVPIFYQGDESFLEILAKKAKVFLLTKDTMIAQAGLKTTAMYVIRNGYCQVVSALPSDVDRDRSEIVGPGSMVLVVEFLHDTNNLADIHTITTCEIISIQRTDFWNTLNMFPEFKAQFENAIDYSYFTGKTIENLSARRGSNKITRYPNWTNLDEKAIISDYMAPFKRIGMFSFIRYLMLRRGINPHGKNFRHWEEFREVVCFLSALFYPKFFTSLIPYPHARLAGYMFDVVGFVDIYLRLHVSYYNVNGIIVTHPLWTTLHYMTTSFITDIIMSTPLELFGLQNTFGSQNTHLTKAWFYLITRPLLLFRIFGRFATVKDDIKHSHTCVAYFRFLLTAGVMLNALSCANMLYNCEFLHDNGVYRNIECTSYSWFSMSQFKQYNDPLSVYLISVYFHSTFMFRCGNGVILVVTTLEMIVIMLVCMTLIPAWWLMIAQITSNKVGGDLSLADYRQEMQAMLRYLRNEDVSSVLILLSIEEVEHRWKCSKGLNWKKLFKTLPSQLHEEVAVELHGPALAKVNLLKDQDFSATRLLACRVENTCYRKDTPIIQRNEVQGNIYIIKSGLVDILAADDTLICSLGPGGIFGSFMRKKPVRHTMQMMASGHTSLFVISAEEFYNVLDHFPVIQERLSRATAMDAEFVDIVSAASNLENMEKKVRSHNKTCHGLICISTKSRWHKHLHWIICVPVSMISVYLVTSQIALQVLTMPVNSLIYTCDFCFFIKIFVGFHTNFADENLNASINNYKQMVKKYFVKWNLFWLDLLCCIPFEVLAYSVDESRVKARLLTVLKLNRLLRLYHIYHFQTEHQRQLYINPVKRSMFLCATTILFVHMGVCLWILIACHESGCKHNIPPNHEERLVTSRFQAMLLAYQYNFDLLTSVGSHDVQPTTIPEVLVTIFLILVYQVMALNLLTTLATFIHFAQYTFTNFEIQVQRLYSFMESKSLSPILLQRIWEYCLQQWLRQQGAWMPSMILSMPNFLQNQIMFDIYGYLLTESEIFHGLHEDFLYQLTARMKRCVYFPKNYIVQAGDVDHTMYFIHSGKVQVFDKAKPSMRGLGSILGVKQGVTTALPHFNDVIALTVTDIMSLHKDAWKDLLAEFPSARIILYDRIAQMTEFY; this is encoded by the exons ATGCCAGAATTCTTCCATGCGCTACCTGGCCCTTTGCGTCGTTCGGTTCAACTTGATCTTCACTGGGAAATGCTACGACATTCACAGCTTTTTCGCAGCCAAGATATAGCTTTTAAACGTGCCCTTAGCTGTACAATGAGACATCAATATTTTCTTCCGGGTGAATATGTGTTTCGGGTAAACAG ATACTCAGCAAAAATGATCTACATAGCTTCCGGCGTTTTGCAAGTATTGACTGAAGACGATGCGGAAACTCCGATATTGTCATTATCAAGTGGGAGTATATTAGGTGAAGGAAAACTACTCATACCCTCGACGTGTCGAGCAGATATTCGTACTGCAACTCATTCTGAAGTGCACATATTGGATGCGACGAGTCTTTACAGGCTATTGAATTTGTATCCCAAAGTAGCAGCTCATCTTCACCATAAACGAACCGCACGCACTGTGATTGCTGAAAACCTAAATAGACTGAAACACGGGCAGGTACgacgttataaaaatatatcagaACATAATGGAATAAGTTGGATGAAAACGCAATGGCACGTAATTGAAGAGGCATCGAAATATGGTAACAATCACTTATCAATAGATTTAATACCAATCGATGGAACAAGGACTTCGCGATACCTTGAATTATTAGCTCTGAGTGAAAGAGTAGAATTAATGTCAAATGCCGTATGCTTGACAATGAACTGCCCGTGTATTCTTGAACCagaatcaaattttctcaactggtgggaaaaatttaatgccTTTGTGTCCGTTGTCATTATTTTGTTGTATCCATACTATATAACATTCACTCTAACTTTCCCCAATTGGCTCCTATTATTGGATACTATGTTTGTCATAACCAAAAGTattgatatatttatacaagCTTCCACTGCGGTGAAGCTGGAGAATCGACTCCGAATAGTCGACATTGGACATTTACTGAGACTACGACTACAGACACTGTCTTTCATCATCGACATTATTGTTACATTACCGATAGAATTGTTTATGATGACATTCGGAACACATTCTGCTGCTGAAGACGTACCTTATTACTCGTATTCGGCTTACAGAATCAACAGACTCTTGACGATTTATAGATTATATAAGTACATACTGAAACTGGAAGAACATTCAGAAACCAACATAGAATTGTTGAAATCGTGTAGGTCAGTTTTTACGTACGCGATTGCTGCATATTGGCTGGCGACTGCAACGTACTGCGGCAGTTGTCGCTTAAGAGGATGTGGTGTAGATTCGTGGATTGGTTATTACACCAAACACGAAGAAGAAACTTATGGTAAAAAAGAATTGTTCTACAATCCTTTAATAACTACTATGTACTATATATTCAATACTCTAACAAGTTTGGGTGTATCTAAATTGATGCCTAGAAACAATTGGGAGATTTTAGAATTGGATGgagtaataatattaagttTAATTATGTACGTTTACTTTTGCGCTGAATTGGGAGCGACACACATAATTTATTACGAGAGTAAAAATTCTGCTACAGAGCACCTCAAGTTGGTCACtcgatttttaaaacttcATGGAAACTCATCGGACATTTCAACGCGCGTTCGAGATCATCTCGGCACGCAGTGGGAATATAAGAAATCGAATAGGAATGACAACAAAAGATTGTTAACCAACGTATGTCAAGATCtgtatgataaaataattattcacaacATCATGAAAACTTTGAGAGCTGTGCCCATATTTTATCAAGGAGACGAAAGTTTTTTGGAAATATTAGCTAAAAAGGCAAAGGTATTTCTCCTTACGAAAGATACAATGATCGCCCAAGCTGGGTTAAAAACCACAGCTATGTATGTGATACGAAATGGATACTGCCAAGTCGTTTCTGCGTTACCAAGCGATGTGGATagggacagaagcgaaatcgTTGGCCCTGGATCAATGGTACTGGTCGTTGAATTTCTGCATGATACTAATAATCTGGCTGATATACATACCATAACAACGTGTGAGATCATATCAATACAGCGAACTGATTTCTGGAATACCCTCAACATGTTTCCTGAGTTCAAAGCCCAATTTGAGAATGCCATCGACTACAGTTATTTCACTGGTAAGACTATAGAAAACTTGAGCGCAAGAAGAGGGAGCAACAAAATAACCAGGTACCCAAATTGGACAAATTTAGACGAAAAAGCAATCATCTCGGATTATATGGCACCGTTCAAAAGGATAggaatgttttcttttattcgttaTTTAATGTTACGACGTGGCATAAATCCGCACGGAAAAAACTTCCGGCATTGGGAAGAATTTCGCGAAGTCGTATGCTTTCTAAGCGCATTATTTTATCCAAAGTTCTTCACATCACTAATACCATATCCTCATGCACGTTTAGCCGGTTACATGTTTGACGTTGTAGGGTTTGTAGATATTTATCTTCGCTTGCACGTTTCTTACTACAACGTAAACGGCATTATCGTCACTCATCCTCTCTGGACCACATTGCACTACATGACCACTAGCTTCATTACAGATATTATAATGAGTACACCGCTGGAATTATTTGGATTACAAAATACATTCGGTAGTCAAAATACCCATTTGACAAAGGCCTGGTTTTACTTAATCACACGACCGCTTTTACTTTTTCGAATCTTTGGTAGATTTGCCACAGTAAAGGATGATATCAAGCATAGTCACACATGTGTGGCTTACTTTCGGTTTTTACTGACAGCTGGAGTTATGTTGAATGCTTTGTCGTGTGCCAATATGCTGTACAACTGTGAATTTCTACATGATAACGGTGTGTATCGTAACATTGAATGTACTTCGTACTCCTGGTTTTCAATGTCCCAATTTAAACAATATAACGATCCTTTATCAGTCTACTTGATATCTGTGTATTTTCACTCTACTTTTATGTTTCGTTGTGGTAATGGGGTAATATTAGTGGTAACAACTCTAGAAATGATCGTCATCATGCTAGTTTGCATGACATTGATACCTGCATGGTGGTTGATGATTGCCCAGATTACCTCCAACAAAGTTGGAGGTGATCTTAGTCTCGCGGATTACCGTCAAGAGATGCAAGCGATGCTCAGATATTTGAGAAACGAGGACGTTTCTTCAGTATTAATACTGCTATCTATCGAGGAGGTAGAACACCGTTGGAAGTGCTCCAAAGGATTGAACTGGAAGAAGCTCTTTAAAACTTTACCCTCCCAGCTTCATGAAGAGGTGGCAGTCGAACTGCATGGCCCAGCGTTGGCCAAAGTTAATCTACTCAAAGATCAGGATTTTAGCGCAACAAGATTACTGGCCTGTCGAGTCGAAAACACATGCTACCGCAAAGATACGCCAATTATTCAACGCAATGAGGTCCAAGGTAACATTTACATTATCAAGAGCGGACTCGTCGATATTTTGGCAGCTGATGACACTTTAATCTGCTCACTTGGTCCTGGCGGTATTTTTGGTTCGTTCATGAGAAAAAAGCCTGTGAGACACACAATGCAAATGATGGCATCTGGCCATACTTCCCTATTTGTTATATCGGCTGAAGAATTTTATAACGTACTGGATCACTTTCCCGTTATACAGGAAAGACTATCTCGTGCCACGGCAATGGATGCAGAGTTTGTGGATATAGTTTCAGCAGCGTCAAACTTGGAGAATATGGAGAAGAAAGTAAGATCCCACAATAAAACCTGTCATGGGCTGATTTGTATTTCAACAAAGTCGAGATGGCACAAACATCTGCACTGGATTATATGTGTCCCTGTATCAATGATTAGCGTGTATCTAGTGACATCTCAAATCGCTTTGCAAGTTTTAACCATGCCTGTTAATTCCCTGATTTACACCTGTGacttttgtttctttatcaAGATATTCGTTGGCTTTCACACAAATTTTGCTGACGAAAATTTAAATGCTTCCATCAATAATTACAAGCagatggtaaaaaaatactttgtCAAATGGAACTTATTTTGGCTAGACCTGCTGTGCTGTATTCCATTCGAAGTATTAGCGTATTCCGTGGACGAATCCCGAGTGAAGGCTAGACTTCTTACAGTTCTGAAGTTAAATCGACTCCTCAGATTATATCACATATATCATTTTCAAACCGAGCACCAACGGCAGTTGTACATAAATCCAGTGAAACGTAGCATGTTTCTTTGCGCAACAACTATCTTGTTTGTTCACATGGGTGTTTGTCTGTGGATATTGATTGCATGTCACGAATCAGGATGTAAACATAACATCCCACCAAATCACGAGGAGCGCCTCGTCACCTCGAGGTTCCAGGCTATGCTTCTAGCTTATCAGTATAATTTCGATCTACTGACCTCAGTTGGATCTCATGACGTTCAGCCGACCACAATACCAGAAGTACTGGTAACGATATTTTTGATACTAGTTTATCAAGTAATGGCATTGAATTTACTGACAACTTTGGCTACATTCATTCACTTTGCTCAATATACATTCACGAATTTTGAAATCCAAGTTCAAAGGCTCTATTCATTTATGGAAAGTAAATCTCTCTCTCCTATCTTACTGCAACGAATATGGGAATACTGTTTGCAGCAGTGGCTGAGACAACAAGGGGCATGGATGCCCAGCATGATCTTGAGCATGCCCAATTTCTTACAAAATCAAATTATGTTTGACATATACGGCTACTTACTAACCGAATCCGAAATATTTCATGGATTGCACGAAGATTTCCTGTATCAGCTCACAGCTAGGATGAAGCGCTGtgtttattttccaaaaaattacaTTGTTCAAGCTGGCGATGTCGACCATACaatgtattttatacactCTGGAAAAGTTCAAGTTTTCGACAAGGCTAAGCCCAGTATGAGAGGGCTCGGAAGTATTCTTGGAGTCAAACAAGGTGTAACTACAGCTCTTCCTCATTTCAACGACGTCATTGCACTGACAGTAACTGACATCATGAGCTTGCATAAAGATGCATGGAAAGATTTACTTGCGGAATTTCCTTCTGCTAGAATAATTCTTTATGATAGAATTGCGCAGATGACAGAATTTTACTAA